From Pseudofrankia saprophytica, a single genomic window includes:
- a CDS encoding ATP-binding protein: MLEGFRFHRLLSVPRPPDPADRPDPAPAQLFAALIASHADLTGGTGGTGGTGVPAIAVAWVRVPGDPHLRVLVGGSPHFPPARAAVARASDGTAPPVLYPPGSTGVPVDTADVVAALTGFPSWLRCEGTADALWATAGTSGSGGGAGAAGGGGGGGRGDRGPARHGSFDDYAAHLPGAYAWLVIAQPVPTGVVDTERGDLLRMIPFLRQRERDEHARLELERAEARYRELTRSRATGMWDARVLVGAPSTTEARLTAALLCGAGDLDDLPYLLTPAGGRPTSLAEALGLPERPRPATAPQAVTAGPGGPGPIRPVPGVGTGQPGPVRAPSPPVGGPATAGVAATFPFRAGGELVAALARPPRRELPGITLVTPHTFDVTPEGVLATTAPMAPAPALNGSSFVKGSPGDGFVLGQVLDAGWSPAGVLPVPRSTLNRHAFVCGATGSGKSQTVRSLLESLARAADPVPWLVLEPAKAEYARMAGRLAGHSDVVVIKPGQYDAPPAGLNPLEPEPGFPVQSHLDLVRALFLAAFEAQEPFPQVLSKALTVCYTEAGWDLVADRMRPEHRPRFRDDEPLEPARRRYPTLGDLQRTATVVVESIGYGKEITDNVRGFVDIRIGSLRDGRPGRFFEGGHPLDIAELLTRNVVFELEDITNDQDKAFLIGAVLIRIVEHLRVRWGNTGTDELRHVLVVEEAHRLLKNVEDGPAAAAVELFASLLAEIRAYGEGVLVVEQIPSKILPDVLKNTALKVMHRLPSAEDRLAVGSTMNLRDEQSELVVSLPPGVAAVAVDGMDRPVLTRMTPGSHRETPAGARYDGAPLGGRRSELCGLDCQRAACTLWQINDASHLAEDPRLVVWVEAVAAHQVIGLAHLLGQPPPVPVAALRHELLALPERTRDCLLAHAVDRSVAARATLLRGYVDPDDFATRLADTLRRLLVGAPMDAADTRRWTAGQYRYQDVRRTLHAARDEPGADRPHPDTADWRRRGLSIVATTVAAQFEELRGSARYAPGMDAVVLGDLTTSRFATAVRTLAGGVSEEHLHAALRLACVSGDLAKLHRQMTHLLEKHVAGGGS, from the coding sequence ATGCTGGAAGGGTTCCGCTTCCACCGGCTGCTCTCCGTCCCTCGCCCGCCGGACCCGGCGGACCGGCCCGACCCGGCGCCGGCCCAGCTGTTCGCCGCGCTCATCGCGTCGCACGCCGACCTGACCGGCGGCACGGGCGGCACGGGCGGCACGGGTGTGCCCGCGATCGCGGTCGCCTGGGTGCGGGTCCCGGGCGATCCGCACCTGCGGGTCCTGGTCGGTGGCAGCCCCCACTTCCCACCGGCCCGCGCCGCGGTGGCACGGGCGTCCGACGGCACGGCACCGCCGGTGCTCTATCCGCCGGGCAGCACCGGGGTGCCCGTCGACACCGCCGACGTCGTGGCGGCGCTGACCGGCTTTCCGAGCTGGCTGCGCTGCGAGGGGACCGCCGACGCGCTGTGGGCGACCGCCGGTACCAGTGGCAGTGGCGGTGGTGCCGGTGCCGCCGGTGGCGGTGGCGGTGGCGGCCGGGGCGACCGCGGCCCGGCGCGGCACGGCTCGTTCGACGACTACGCCGCTCACCTGCCGGGTGCCTACGCCTGGCTGGTGATCGCGCAGCCGGTACCAACGGGAGTCGTCGACACCGAGCGCGGCGACCTGCTCCGCATGATCCCGTTCCTGCGTCAGCGAGAGCGCGACGAGCACGCCCGCCTCGAGCTGGAACGCGCCGAGGCCCGCTACCGCGAGCTCACCCGCTCGCGAGCGACCGGGATGTGGGATGCGCGGGTGCTCGTCGGCGCCCCGTCGACGACCGAGGCGCGGCTGACCGCGGCCCTCCTGTGCGGCGCCGGCGACCTCGACGACCTGCCTTACCTGCTGACCCCGGCGGGCGGGCGTCCGACGTCGCTGGCCGAGGCGCTCGGCCTGCCCGAGCGGCCGCGGCCCGCCACCGCGCCACAGGCGGTGACCGCCGGTCCAGGCGGGCCCGGGCCTATCCGGCCGGTCCCCGGCGTGGGCACCGGCCAGCCGGGCCCGGTTCGCGCTCCTAGCCCACCCGTCGGCGGGCCGGCCACCGCCGGGGTCGCGGCGACGTTCCCGTTCCGGGCCGGCGGCGAGCTGGTCGCCGCGCTCGCCCGGCCGCCGCGCCGCGAGCTGCCCGGGATCACGCTGGTCACCCCGCACACCTTCGACGTCACCCCGGAGGGGGTGCTCGCGACCACCGCGCCGATGGCGCCGGCGCCGGCGCTGAACGGTTCTTCCTTCGTGAAGGGCTCCCCCGGCGACGGGTTCGTGCTCGGCCAGGTGCTCGACGCCGGGTGGTCGCCCGCCGGGGTGCTGCCGGTGCCGCGCTCGACGCTCAACCGGCACGCCTTCGTCTGCGGCGCGACCGGCTCCGGCAAGTCCCAGACAGTCCGTTCCCTGCTCGAGTCCCTCGCCCGGGCCGCGGATCCGGTGCCATGGCTGGTGCTGGAGCCGGCGAAGGCCGAATACGCCCGGATGGCCGGCCGGCTGGCCGGCCACAGCGACGTGGTCGTGATCAAGCCGGGCCAGTACGACGCCCCGCCGGCCGGGCTCAACCCGCTGGAGCCCGAGCCCGGGTTCCCGGTGCAGAGCCACCTCGACCTGGTCCGCGCGCTGTTCCTGGCCGCGTTCGAGGCGCAGGAACCGTTCCCGCAGGTGCTCTCCAAGGCGCTGACCGTCTGCTACACCGAGGCGGGCTGGGACCTGGTCGCCGATCGGATGCGCCCGGAGCACCGGCCACGTTTCCGCGACGACGAGCCGCTGGAGCCGGCTCGCCGTCGCTACCCGACACTCGGCGACCTGCAGCGCACCGCCACGGTCGTGGTCGAGAGCATCGGCTATGGCAAGGAGATCACCGACAACGTCCGCGGCTTCGTCGACATCCGGATCGGCTCGCTGCGCGACGGCCGGCCGGGCCGCTTCTTCGAGGGCGGTCATCCGCTCGACATCGCCGAGCTGCTGACCCGCAACGTCGTGTTCGAGCTCGAGGACATCACCAACGACCAGGACAAGGCGTTCCTCATCGGCGCGGTCCTGATCCGGATCGTCGAGCATCTGCGGGTCCGGTGGGGCAACACCGGCACCGACGAGCTGCGGCACGTGCTCGTCGTCGAGGAGGCGCACCGGCTGCTCAAGAACGTCGAGGACGGCCCCGCGGCCGCGGCCGTCGAGCTGTTCGCCTCGCTGCTCGCCGAGATCCGCGCCTACGGCGAGGGCGTGCTCGTCGTCGAGCAGATCCCGTCGAAGATCCTCCCCGACGTCCTGAAGAACACCGCGCTGAAGGTGATGCACCGGCTGCCCTCGGCCGAGGACCGGCTGGCCGTCGGCTCGACGATGAACCTGCGCGACGAGCAGTCCGAGCTGGTGGTGTCACTCCCGCCGGGTGTGGCAGCGGTCGCGGTCGACGGTATGGACCGCCCGGTGCTCACCCGGATGACGCCCGGCTCCCACCGCGAGACGCCGGCCGGCGCCCGCTACGACGGCGCGCCGCTCGGGGGACGGCGCAGCGAGCTGTGCGGCCTGGACTGCCAGCGCGCCGCCTGCACCCTCTGGCAGATCAACGACGCGTCCCACCTCGCCGAGGACCCGCGCCTCGTCGTCTGGGTGGAGGCGGTCGCCGCCCACCAGGTCATCGGCCTCGCGCACCTGCTCGGCCAGCCACCACCCGTCCCCGTTGCCGCGCTGCGCCACGAGCTGCTGGCCCTGCCGGAACGCACCCGCGACTGCCTGCTCGCGCACGCGGTCGACCGGTCCGTGGCCGCCCGTGCGACCCTGCTGCGCGGCTACGTCGACCCGGACGACTTCGCCACCCGGTTGGCGGACACCCTCAGGCGCCTCCTCGTCGGCGCCCCGATGGACGCCGCCGACACCCGCCGCTGGACCGCCGGCCAGTACCGCTACCAGGACGTCCGTCGAACCCTGCACGCGGCGCGCGATGAACCCGGAGCTGACCGCCCGCACCCGGACACGGCCGACTGGCGCCGCCGCGGCCTGTCGATCGTGGCGACGACCGTCGCCGCACAGTTCGAGGAGCTGCGCGGCAGCGCACGCTATGCACCAGGCATGGACGCCGTCGTGCTCGGCGACCTGACCACGAGCCGCTTCGCGACCGCCGTACGCACGCTCGCCGGCGGCGTGTCCGAGGAGCATCTGCACGCCGCGCTGCGATTGGCCTGCGTGTCAGGTGACCTCGCGAAGCTGCATCGTCAGATGACCCACCTGCTGGAGAAGCACGTGGCGGGCGGGGGGAGCTGA
- a CDS encoding DUF6086 family protein — MGVLFEIAGETVWEPGQKVARLFLAQVRALEEATGSPSGLSASFDDEIAIDVEKFEEFIAATTSLIARSNSRALMALVRGPLRIMLALHERHTDAPFPFTPDLQSAADRLDAGDQDSPL, encoded by the coding sequence GTGGGAGTTCTGTTCGAGATCGCCGGCGAGACCGTATGGGAACCAGGCCAGAAAGTGGCGCGCCTATTCCTCGCACAAGTTCGCGCCCTCGAAGAGGCTACCGGGTCGCCGAGTGGACTGAGCGCGTCCTTTGACGATGAGATAGCGATCGATGTCGAGAAATTCGAGGAGTTTATCGCGGCAACCACGTCACTGATAGCACGCTCCAACAGTCGCGCCTTGATGGCGTTGGTTCGAGGACCGCTGAGAATCATGCTAGCACTTCATGAACGACACACGGATGCACCTTTCCCCTTCACTCCAGACCTCCAGTCCGCTGCCGATCGACTCGACGCAGGCGATCAGGATTCACCACTATAG
- a CDS encoding endonuclease V produces the protein MGQIEDAEALQVELRRLVQADAPGPDLVKSVAGLDVAYDTGSDLVASAVVLAAPGWEVVVVFVSAAVVGRAAFPYLPGRLSFREPPPLDAWKTVLPPLAALPDSPQETSP, from the coding sequence GTGGGGCAGATCGAGGATGCCGAGGCACTGCAGGTCGAGCTGCGCCGGCTCGTCCAGGCTGACGCGCCGGGCCCGGACCTGGTCAAGAGCGTGGCTGGCTTGGACGTCGCATACGACACCGGCTCCGATTTGGTTGCGAGCGCCGTCGTCCTCGCAGCGCCGGGCTGGGAGGTGGTCGTAGTGTTCGTATCAGCCGCAGTGGTTGGCCGAGCAGCCTTTCCCTACCTCCCGGGCCGGCTGTCGTTCCGGGAGCCGCCGCCGCTCGATGCGTGGAAGACCGTTCTCCCTCCACTCGCCGCGCTGCCAGATTCGCCGCAGGAGACATCGCCGTGA
- a CDS encoding endonuclease V, whose protein sequence is MGQIEDAEVLQADLRRLVRADTRGPELVTTVAGFDVAYDTGSDLLAGAVVVLAAPDWEAVASATVVGRAAFPYVPGLLSFRELPPLLDAWETVLPRLAAPPDLLVCDGHGIAHPRRFGLACHLGVTLNLPTVGVAKTPFVGEHSPPGGRRADRTAIMLDGEPVGAALRTRDGVREVYVSVGHRTNLDSACRWVLELCPSYRLPETTRAADRLSRDALADALAASH, encoded by the coding sequence GTGGGGCAGATCGAGGATGCCGAGGTGCTGCAGGCCGACCTGCGTCGGCTCGTCCGGGCCGACACGCGCGGCCCCGAGCTGGTCACGACGGTGGCAGGCTTCGACGTCGCCTATGACACCGGCTCCGATCTGCTCGCGGGCGCGGTTGTCGTCCTCGCCGCGCCCGACTGGGAGGCTGTCGCGTCGGCCACGGTGGTTGGGCGGGCCGCTTTCCCCTACGTCCCGGGTTTGCTGTCGTTCCGGGAGTTGCCACCACTGCTGGACGCGTGGGAGACCGTTCTTCCCAGGCTCGCCGCGCCGCCCGATCTGCTGGTGTGCGACGGGCATGGCATCGCCCACCCTCGGCGGTTCGGGCTGGCCTGCCATCTCGGCGTCACGCTGAACCTGCCGACGGTCGGGGTGGCGAAGACGCCCTTCGTCGGCGAGCACTCGCCGCCCGGCGGACGTCGAGCCGACCGGACGGCGATCATGCTCGACGGCGAGCCGGTGGGAGCCGCGCTGCGAACCCGCGACGGCGTCCGCGAGGTGTACGTCTCGGTCGGGCACCGGACCAACCTTGACTCCGCCTGTCGGTGGGTGCTGGAGCTGTGCCCCAGCTACCGCCTACCGGAGACGACCCGGGCGGCCGACAGGCTCAGCCGCGATGCACTCGCCGACGCTTTGGCTGCGTCTCACTGA
- the thiC gene encoding phosphomethylpyrimidine synthase ThiC: MAQSARPTPESTSTAVFTGTTEPTGTAVPIAHPPLAGSRRAYLVGPSGPGGALRVPMREVPLSTGESVVLYDTSGPYTDPEVAIDVRRGLAAVRAPWIEARGDTVPGAAVTQLAYARRGEITREMEFVAIREGLAPDFVRDEIAAGRAVLPANINHPESEPMAIGRNLLVKINANIGNSAVSSSIEEEVEKMVWATRWGADTVMDLSTGRDIHTTREWIIRNSPVPVGTVPIYQALEKAGGRAEDLSWELYRDTVVEQAEQGVDYMTVHAGVLLRYVPMTARRRTGIVSRGGAILAAWCLAHHEENFLYTHFAELCEILRAYDVTFSLGDGLRPGSIADANDEAQLAELATLGELTRVAWDHDVQVMIEGPGHVPMNKIKENVDLQRELCHDAPFYTLGPLTTDIAPGYDHITSAIGAAMIGWYGTAMLCYVTPKEHLGLPDRDDVKAGVIAYKIAAHAADLAKGHPGAQAWDDALSAARFDFRWTDQFNLALDPETAQAFHDETLPAAPAKSAHFCSMCGPHFCSMRITQDVRRYADEHGLDSTDAIEAGLREKAAEFTAHGSHLYLPVADPRTH, encoded by the coding sequence ATGGCGCAGTCCGCCCGTCCCACCCCTGAGTCCACCAGCACCGCTGTGTTCACCGGGACCACCGAGCCCACCGGCACCGCCGTGCCCATCGCTCACCCTCCGCTGGCGGGTAGCCGGCGGGCCTACCTCGTGGGCCCGTCCGGCCCCGGCGGCGCGTTGCGCGTCCCGATGCGGGAGGTGCCCCTGTCCACGGGCGAGTCCGTGGTCCTCTACGACACCTCCGGTCCCTACACCGACCCGGAGGTCGCCATCGACGTCCGCCGGGGCCTCGCCGCGGTCCGCGCGCCGTGGATCGAGGCCCGCGGCGACACCGTGCCCGGGGCCGCGGTCACGCAGCTCGCGTACGCCCGGCGCGGCGAGATCACCCGGGAGATGGAGTTCGTCGCCATCCGGGAGGGGCTCGCGCCGGACTTCGTCCGCGACGAGATCGCCGCCGGCCGGGCCGTGCTGCCTGCGAACATCAACCACCCCGAGTCCGAGCCGATGGCGATCGGCCGCAACCTGCTCGTGAAGATCAACGCCAACATCGGCAACTCGGCGGTCTCCTCCTCGATCGAGGAGGAGGTCGAGAAGATGGTGTGGGCGACCCGCTGGGGCGCGGACACCGTGATGGACCTGTCAACCGGCCGCGACATCCACACCACCCGAGAGTGGATCATCCGCAACTCGCCCGTCCCGGTCGGGACGGTGCCGATCTACCAGGCGCTGGAGAAGGCCGGCGGGCGTGCCGAGGATCTCTCCTGGGAGCTGTACCGGGACACCGTCGTCGAGCAGGCCGAGCAGGGCGTCGACTACATGACCGTCCACGCCGGGGTGCTGCTGCGCTACGTACCGATGACCGCGCGCCGGCGCACCGGGATCGTCTCCCGAGGCGGGGCGATCCTCGCCGCCTGGTGCCTGGCGCATCACGAGGAGAACTTTCTCTACACCCACTTCGCTGAGCTGTGCGAGATCCTGCGCGCCTACGACGTGACCTTCTCGCTCGGCGACGGCCTGCGCCCCGGCTCGATCGCCGACGCGAACGACGAGGCCCAGCTGGCCGAACTCGCGACGCTGGGTGAGCTGACGCGCGTCGCCTGGGACCACGACGTCCAGGTCATGATCGAGGGCCCCGGGCACGTCCCGATGAACAAGATCAAGGAGAATGTGGACCTGCAGCGCGAGCTGTGCCACGACGCGCCCTTCTACACGCTCGGGCCGCTCACCACCGACATCGCGCCCGGGTACGACCACATCACCTCGGCGATCGGCGCCGCGATGATCGGCTGGTATGGCACAGCGATGCTCTGCTACGTCACCCCGAAGGAGCATCTGGGCCTCCCGGACCGCGACGACGTCAAGGCGGGTGTCATCGCCTACAAGATCGCCGCACACGCGGCGGATCTCGCCAAGGGCCACCCCGGCGCGCAGGCCTGGGACGACGCCCTGTCCGCCGCCCGGTTCGACTTCCGCTGGACCGACCAGTTCAACCTTGCCCTCGACCCGGAGACCGCCCAGGCCTTCCACGACGAGACCCTGCCGGCGGCCCCGGCCAAGTCGGCCCACTTCTGCTCGATGTGCGGCCCGCACTTCTGCTCGATGAGGATCACCCAGGACGTCCGTCGCTACGCCGACGAACACGGCCTCGACTCCACCGACGCGATCGAGGCCGGCCTACGAGAAAAGGCCGCCGAGTTCACCGCCCACGGCTCCCACCTCTACCTGCCGGTCGCCGACCCGCGGACCCACTGA
- a CDS encoding type IV toxin-antitoxin system AbiEi family antitoxin domain-containing protein, with the protein MTIDRAQHGHASRHDTSFVDLGSSGEVRTPAAGSLPAPRDGEAGDGPAIQIAARRAGVLTVKEAVTAGLTRAEIRRRVDSGGWQLYSGDVVVTQPGPLTLIQRLWCALVSIGPDAVLGGASAAALGGLRGCEEPWLTVLLASGRRVTPRPGVRIRATARLGGEDLHLDTWPPRTALPRSVVDLAEWSPSHEEARTILALAVASGIVESDEVRSALARRGPISRRQVIGDALDDLDADAPWVPDSLYQRVEDRFGLPPGRRTRPDPRAPSRLEISYEPWQVHVELGVISATGIRTAAVPPATAAALGSRGGRVARSAPAGIQMIAHAGRASRHAGQLLLRVPIRILREEPDRVGAAVVSALRQRGWTGAPSRLARGGGVRVPGFAAALTPALDQAFGPALGLDPTSAGFGTLGDAAVAHRTWA; encoded by the coding sequence ATGACTATCGACCGGGCCCAGCATGGCCATGCCTCGCGGCACGACACGTCCTTCGTCGACCTCGGCTCCTCGGGCGAGGTCCGCACGCCTGCCGCCGGGTCGCTGCCCGCGCCGCGCGACGGCGAGGCGGGTGACGGACCGGCGATCCAGATCGCCGCCCGGCGCGCCGGTGTGCTGACCGTCAAGGAGGCGGTGACCGCCGGGCTCACCCGCGCCGAGATCCGCCGCCGCGTCGACAGCGGCGGCTGGCAGCTGTACTCCGGCGACGTCGTCGTCACCCAGCCCGGCCCGTTGACGCTGATCCAGCGGCTGTGGTGCGCGCTCGTGTCGATCGGCCCGGACGCCGTGCTGGGCGGCGCGTCGGCGGCGGCTCTGGGCGGGCTGCGCGGATGCGAGGAACCGTGGCTGACCGTGCTGCTGGCGTCCGGCCGGCGGGTCACCCCGCGCCCCGGAGTGCGGATCCGGGCGACCGCCCGGCTCGGCGGCGAGGACCTGCACCTCGACACCTGGCCGCCGCGCACGGCGCTCCCACGCTCGGTGGTCGACCTGGCGGAATGGTCGCCGAGCCACGAGGAGGCCCGGACGATCCTGGCGCTTGCCGTGGCCAGTGGGATCGTCGAGTCCGACGAGGTGCGCTCGGCGCTGGCCCGCCGCGGGCCGATCAGCCGCCGGCAGGTGATCGGCGACGCCCTCGACGACCTCGACGCTGACGCCCCGTGGGTGCCCGACTCGCTCTACCAGCGGGTCGAGGACCGGTTCGGGCTGCCGCCCGGCCGGCGGACCCGCCCCGACCCGCGCGCACCCAGCCGGCTCGAGATCAGCTACGAGCCCTGGCAGGTCCACGTCGAGCTGGGCGTGATCTCGGCGACGGGCATCCGCACGGCCGCCGTGCCGCCCGCGACGGCGGCGGCCCTCGGCTCGCGGGGCGGCCGGGTGGCGCGGTCCGCGCCGGCCGGAATCCAGATGATCGCCCATGCGGGCCGGGCCAGTCGACACGCTGGCCAGCTTCTGTTGCGGGTGCCCATCCGCATCCTGCGCGAGGAGCCCGATCGCGTCGGTGCCGCCGTGGTGAGCGCGCTGCGCCAGCGCGGCTGGACAGGCGCCCCATCCCGGCTCGCCCGCGGTGGCGGCGTCCGCGTGCCCGGCTTCGCTGCCGCCCTCACGCCGGCGCTGGATCAGGCCTTCGGCCCGGCGCTGGGTTTGGACCCGACCTCGGCCGGGTTCGGCACCCTTGGGGACGCCGCCGTCGCGCATCGCACCTGGGCATGA
- a CDS encoding class I SAM-dependent methyltransferase, whose amino-acid sequence MGTLLWWAPILVVVGLLVNGVRLRGRLRRLDTLPASGRPVDPDHLFVCATGVQLTEAAKRAASYHASRERLDVLDLVPADLTIERALDVARMVDTRTYRSDRLAPGRGAFQALLVRAEVAHRAGVEERDDYTPVELVEITERLKRHAPASTDLAVLPGLRAARDDGATRVRVQRRSWNAIKPVNMYLPTVRDVATGIGVHLNRPWGLAATALFWCQPFFVCAGRVPVAPRDLIRSPIVRITAGLEYTVSTVRSWRRAQRTAAEAKAAGLPPDPVKARTKAEATARRERYQRAFADGPEAFLTDPRPDCPWCGSYELTVRLTARDLELRKPGRFQLDECLVCGHVFQNPRLTPAGRVLYERDRQDGMNETRAQVAVAAGAARLRARAELMRPYVLPRAWLDVGAGVGSFCNVARSVWPRTVFDGVGPADTIGEARRRGWVDRAYPASFADIAEAVTGQYDVISMFGYLERSRDPSEDLDAAAKALGPGGYLVAELANPAGLGAHRLGPLWRGWGVPGVRQLIPVDNLVAALADRGMRTVLVQFGEAHEPGDLLAAVGLATQALAPSPTLPWLPGSPAAPVRWLARGVVLTAAAVPAMLAGLAGAFLAPYLRKGERSNTYRVIARLDA is encoded by the coding sequence GTGGGGACGCTGCTCTGGTGGGCGCCGATCCTCGTCGTCGTCGGCCTGCTCGTGAACGGGGTGCGACTGCGCGGCCGGCTGCGCCGGCTGGACACGCTGCCCGCCTCCGGACGCCCCGTCGACCCGGACCATCTCTTCGTCTGTGCCACCGGTGTCCAGCTCACCGAGGCGGCCAAGCGGGCCGCCAGCTACCACGCCAGCCGGGAACGGCTCGACGTGCTCGATCTGGTGCCCGCCGACCTGACCATCGAGCGGGCGCTCGACGTGGCCCGGATGGTCGACACCCGCACCTACCGGAGCGACCGGCTCGCACCCGGCCGCGGGGCGTTCCAGGCGCTGCTGGTGCGGGCCGAGGTCGCCCACCGCGCCGGGGTGGAGGAGCGCGACGACTACACCCCGGTGGAGCTCGTCGAGATCACCGAACGGCTCAAGCGGCACGCGCCTGCGAGCACCGACCTCGCGGTGCTGCCCGGGCTGCGAGCCGCCCGCGACGACGGCGCCACCCGGGTACGGGTGCAGCGGCGGTCGTGGAACGCCATCAAACCGGTCAACATGTACCTGCCGACGGTGCGTGACGTCGCGACCGGCATCGGCGTCCACCTGAACCGCCCCTGGGGTCTCGCCGCGACGGCACTGTTCTGGTGCCAGCCGTTCTTCGTCTGCGCCGGGCGGGTGCCGGTCGCGCCGCGTGACCTGATCCGCAGCCCGATCGTGCGGATCACCGCCGGCCTGGAGTACACCGTCAGCACGGTGCGCTCCTGGCGGCGAGCCCAGCGCACCGCCGCCGAGGCGAAGGCGGCCGGCCTGCCGCCCGACCCGGTCAAGGCGCGGACCAAGGCGGAGGCCACCGCCCGGCGCGAGCGCTACCAACGGGCGTTCGCCGACGGCCCCGAGGCCTTCCTGACCGATCCTCGCCCCGACTGCCCGTGGTGCGGCTCCTACGAGCTCACGGTCCGGCTCACCGCGCGCGACCTCGAGCTGCGCAAGCCCGGCCGTTTCCAGCTCGACGAATGCCTCGTCTGCGGGCATGTCTTCCAGAACCCGCGACTGACGCCGGCCGGGCGGGTGCTCTACGAGCGTGACCGCCAGGACGGCATGAACGAGACGCGCGCCCAGGTCGCCGTCGCGGCGGGCGCGGCCCGGCTGCGCGCCAGGGCCGAACTGATGCGCCCGTACGTGCTGCCGCGAGCCTGGCTCGACGTCGGCGCCGGCGTCGGCTCGTTCTGCAACGTCGCCCGCTCGGTGTGGCCGCGGACCGTGTTCGACGGGGTGGGCCCGGCGGACACGATCGGCGAGGCGCGCCGGCGCGGCTGGGTCGACCGTGCCTATCCCGCGAGCTTCGCCGACATCGCGGAGGCGGTCACCGGCCAGTACGACGTCATCAGCATGTTCGGCTACCTGGAGCGCAGCAGGGATCCGTCCGAGGACCTGGACGCGGCGGCGAAGGCGCTCGGCCCTGGTGGCTACCTGGTGGCGGAGCTGGCGAACCCCGCCGGCCTGGGGGCCCACCGGCTCGGGCCGCTGTGGCGGGGCTGGGGGGTGCCGGGGGTGCGCCAGCTCATCCCGGTCGACAACCTGGTCGCCGCGCTGGCGGACCGTGGGATGCGCACCGTTCTGGTCCAGTTCGGCGAGGCGCACGAGCCCGGCGACCTACTCGCCGCGGTCGGGCTCGCCACCCAGGCGCTGGCGCCGAGCCCGACGCTGCCGTGGCTGCCCGGCTCGCCGGCCGCGCCGGTCCGCTGGCTCGCCCGCGGCGTGGTGCTGACGGCCGCCGCGGTGCCGGCGATGCTCGCCGGCCTGGCCGGCGCCTTCCTCGCGCCCTACCTGCGCAAGGGCGAGCGCTCCAACACCTACCGCGTCATCGCCCGTCTCGACGCCTAG
- a CDS encoding glycosyltransferase: MGRILFVVPPLAGHVYPAIGIAGELADRGHEVAIAGHASVVRPLVPAALRLIELPEEITSGERAEIEEKSRRQRGTGSFKFLWEDFLLPLGTAMARDLEPVVDDFRPDVVVVDQQAVGGALLARRRRLRWVTLATTSAEFDNPYGVMAAVGQWVVDRLREFQLASGVPADQAARGDLRFSDLLTLVCSVTELLRTPDAVAALPPGTVFIGSGAGLRQPPADFPWSWLDPARAKVLVSLGTVTREAGGRFLRVAAEALAGMTDQVQSIIVAPPGIVDDLAAAAPADVLVRDKVPQLELMGHLSAVVCHAGNNTVCEALSQGVPLVVAPVRDDQPVIAEQLTRAGAGLRVRFGLVNAAGVAAAVGSVLDDPAYRSAARRLRDDFATAGGVAAGAAHIEKLLP, from the coding sequence GTGGGTCGCATCCTGTTCGTCGTCCCGCCGTTGGCCGGGCACGTGTACCCGGCCATCGGGATCGCCGGCGAGCTCGCCGACCGCGGCCACGAGGTCGCCATCGCCGGCCACGCCAGCGTCGTGCGCCCGCTGGTGCCCGCGGCGTTGCGGCTGATCGAGCTGCCCGAGGAGATCACCTCGGGGGAGCGCGCCGAGATCGAGGAGAAGTCGCGCCGCCAGCGCGGCACCGGCTCGTTCAAGTTCCTCTGGGAGGACTTCCTCCTGCCGCTGGGCACGGCGATGGCCAGGGACCTGGAACCGGTCGTCGACGACTTCCGTCCCGACGTGGTCGTCGTCGACCAGCAGGCGGTCGGCGGCGCGCTGCTCGCCCGGCGCCGGCGGCTGCGGTGGGTCACGCTCGCGACCACGTCCGCCGAGTTCGACAACCCCTACGGGGTGATGGCCGCCGTCGGCCAGTGGGTCGTCGACCGGCTGCGCGAGTTCCAGCTCGCGTCGGGGGTGCCGGCCGACCAGGCCGCCCGCGGCGACCTGCGCTTCTCCGACCTGCTGACGCTCGTGTGCTCGGTGACCGAGCTGCTGCGCACGCCGGACGCGGTGGCCGCGCTCCCGCCCGGGACGGTGTTCATCGGCTCGGGTGCCGGGCTCCGCCAGCCGCCGGCTGACTTTCCCTGGTCGTGGCTCGATCCGGCCCGGGCCAAGGTACTGGTCTCGCTTGGCACTGTGACCCGGGAGGCGGGCGGGCGGTTCCTGCGCGTCGCGGCCGAGGCGCTCGCCGGGATGACCGACCAGGTGCAGTCCATCATCGTCGCCCCGCCCGGCATCGTCGACGACCTGGCCGCTGCGGCGCCCGCGGACGTGCTCGTCCGCGACAAGGTGCCACAGCTGGAGCTGATGGGCCACCTGTCGGCCGTCGTCTGCCATGCCGGCAACAACACCGTCTGCGAGGCCCTGTCCCAGGGCGTCCCGCTGGTGGTCGCGCCCGTCCGGGACGACCAGCCGGTGATCGCCGAGCAGCTCACCAGGGCGGGCGCGGGGCTGCGGGTCCGATTCGGCCTGGTCAACGCCGCCGGTGTCGCCGCCGCCGTCGGCTCGGTGCTCGACGACCCCGCGTACCGGTCGGCCGCGCGACGGCTGCGCGACGACTTCGCCACCGCCGGTGGTGTCGCCGCCGGCGCCGCGCACATCGAGAAACTGCTGCCATGA